The sequence caaggcatctaaaaagttttaaaaatacatagtttgaaattaattattttagctataattttttatattgctctaaattatggtgctctaaaaattattatttttttacagaTTTTACCTGAAAAAAGTAAAAGTACATACTTGAAATAAATAGTCGTTGtattaaaagaagaaataaaaagagcgTACCCTTTTTTTATTGGTCTAAAAATGTATCCATAGAGTAAGATATTTTTTGTAAttgtacactctttttatttcttcttttgatacAATGACTATTTAATTCAActgtgtatttttactttttcaggTACAATATGTAAAAAGTATATttttagagctatataaaaaaaattatagccaaaataattaagttcaaactatgtatttttataactttttagatgccttcactatttatttcaattgtattaatctttattttcatgtcaaattcaaaaaaagttgtgagcaacctccacttccaacgaagaggttgtgagttcgagtctccccaagagcaaggtgggaagttcttggagggaaggatgtcgggggttcatttggaaacagtctctctaccccagggtaggagtaaagtctgcgtacacactaccctccccagatcccactaagtgggattatactgggtggttgttgttgttgttgttgttgtttatttttagccaaataaaaatatttagcctaaataatgtagttcgatccaaattttattataaattgtattcgaaaaaaattatctaaaaaagtaatatacttaaaaaggtaaaaatatattttattttttaaaaaaatgccaCATATACAAAAATTCACGTGGAAGGCGAGTGCACCCACACAATTTGTCACATCAGCGTTCAGGGAGGTAATGGCTCTCAAAAGGCCTAGTTGAGGGGGTAATTAAGACCACGAATAGTTTAAAGCTATAACTAATAATTTGTGACAAGTTTAGGGGGTGATAAGGTATTTTGTCTAAAAATTACTCCCTCTGTtacaatttatgtgaacctattttctttttggtctgtttcaaaaagaatgaaccctttctaaatttggtaacaatttagcttaaacttacaactctacccttaatgagaaacttttataaccacacaaatactctggggccCATTtagacttgtttaggaccacaaattccaaaagtcttcatttttttcttaaacttcgtgtctaatcaaacaggttcacataaattggaacggggAGTACTTTTTACCCCTCATTTCTAAGGGATCAATAGTTAAATGTGCTGATAGACTTGTCTCAATCAACTTAGAAATAAACGAAGAGTTTAGGTTCTATATACTCATAGCATAAAGATATTTACAATAAgatcaataacaataataactacGCCTTAATTCCAAAATTATTTGCATAATGAGATCACTTAAAAAAAGTTACAAacaattttatataataattattaaataataacCTCGAATAAATGATAAGCAACGTACTACAATAAATTAAATTGCACTAATGATATAAAATTCTTTACACTTTTAGTATATGTAACTTAAATCCATAAATATAATCTTTTTGAATCTTGCTTTTTTGCAAGGTTGATCGTGTGAAAATTGGATGAATTGTCAGCCCCTTTTCTTTTTGTTCAGGGAACTGATTCCATAAACCAAACGGGCTAAAAGTTGAGataattttacaaatacagtaGTATTTCTGAATGTTTGGCAGTGCTTGAACTGAAATAAATTTTAGTTTGTTCTTTGCCCATAAAAGTGCTTTTTCTGCAAGTCCCATTCCAATTTaccaaattaaagaaacaattaaaaagagtaaagaagaaaaggatttatttatttattttcaaggCAAGAATTTGTGCCCATTGCATTGCCAAATAAAACTAGTCCATACTGATAAGGATAAAAGTGAATCAGTCTACAGTTAGTATATTTAGCATAGCAGCAAAACCCAATAGTCCAACCAGACAAACAGTCAAAGAAGGACTTATCACATGTGCTCCACAAAAAGTATATGGCAGAAGGCTAATCTAGTCTTTCCATTTAATTCTACACCAGAAAATTAATGGTAAAAAAAGAATACATTATTTtgaatattatactatactaatAAAAGGGTTTAACTTATACATCATGTACAAAAAAAACCTGTTAGAAAATAAGTTATCCCGAGATTGTTATCCCATGGGGATAAAATTAATACTACAATCTCGAAATAACTAATCCTGAAATAAGTTATACTACAACTTTATCTCAATCAAATGTAGGATAAGCTAATCTCAAATTTAATCTCAAGATTAATTATTTCTTAATCCTCGTATCAAACAAACCCTAAGTAACTTATCTTATTTTCGAGTTTACCTCTTATGAAGATTTTCTTGTAAATATCACTTAGATAACTTATAGTGTAAAAATCTTTACCCCGTTTTAATTTAAATGATTGATTTTACTTATTAGTATGTTCTAAAAAGAAtatcatatttttatatttgaaaataatttaactttaaattttttattttatccacTTTACTtttaatgagaaatttttataTGCACACAAATGATATGACCTCACAAAGTTTTTGCCCCTTAATCCTATTAATCTTTAGgatcaaatatttcaaaattctttttttttttaaactttgtgTTAGGTCAAATTATATCACGTAAATTGAACCGAAGGAAGTACATGATAAAATATTAAACTCTTAATAAAAATGGCAACAAGTTACAAGAATCAAATGAGATATTACTGGACTGTATAGTTTAGAATTTCATAAAGAAACCATAAAGTATTTACACAAATCAAAAGTGCACAATGACACAAATAAAATGACACTCAAAATTTTCTCTTTGGGGTTTCAACTTCCACCACCTAtttttttggttctttttttttttaaaccttAAAATAAATGCAAGCCCTCAACCCTAAAAACAAACTTTATCTAACTCAAAAGCAAGACATACTATAAgagtttctcttcttttttctttttttttttcttctatttctgcCTAATTGTTTCTGGCTGCTTTAGCTGTTAAGATGTCTAATATTTAACAGCTCCAGTTTCTTTTCATGTTAATGGCATGAAACCTCTTGACTATATCTCCAATCTTCAGCCACCAAAATGATCCAACTACTTACAATCCCCACcgccccaccccccaccccaccACCATTTActttctttatttgaagttgtgtttgaggGGTGCATTCTCAAATATCACACCGAACTCTCATTCAACCAAAAGGCTTTCCACTCAACATTCATCCATTTTTGTGTCATTTAGCTTTCTCCTCTTAGCAATGGGACTACTATGTGAAGAATTAGCACATGATCCAACTCCTGATTCATCACTTCTGTAACTTAAACATGCAGCATCCAACACACCAATTGGACTTTGAGGAACAGATGGAATTGGTGCACTTGGTCCTTTAATAAAATCACTTGGTAATGATAATTCTTGAATCAATTCAACACATTTCATCACTTTATCCTGCAAAAGCAAAGTAAAGAAGATAGTTTTAATATTGTACATACTATAAGTTAATCAACATGAAAAAGATAGGATTGAAAAGTGAATAAATGATCAAGTTGTACGAATGTTTTTTTTGCCTATGCTTTTTTGGACCACTAATATTTACCTTTTGTACATGCTGAACTAGAGCAGATATTGCTTTCTCACTGTCTATTGTCTCAGTTTTTACTGCAACTGAGATTGCCACTGCTGCTGCTATCTCAGAAGGCTTGTATTCCAAGAAGTGAATTCCTGCATTTAATTTTCACCCACCAAAAAGATTAGCCATCAGAAAACAAGCACAAATCAAGATCTTAATTATCTCAAGGAAAAATGAACCTTACCTTTAAGTGTGCTTAATATGAGTTGTACTGATTTATTGATTAAAGATCTTGAGGCAATTTGATCATCAGTTATCTTCTTTAGAAAATAATCAGTGAATGAGAGTGGGGTTATAGCCTGCATTCTCCATTTTAATGTGCTCAACACAAGGAGTTCCATTCTTTGTATAGTTCTTGCTTCAAATACAAACTTTGCATCCTCAACCTGTACCGATCATCGCAAATCCACAACCATTATTATGCCATTACccaaaatttataaatttaaagACACTTAAGGGAGCCTTGGCAATGGTAAAGTTGATACCATGTGACCAGGACATCATGGGTTCAAGCCGAGTAAAAAGCCTCCAACGAGAATGcaaggtaagactgcgtacaatagacccttgtggtccggcacTTCCCAGAAGGGCCGGACCCGCGCATAGAGGGAGTTAGTGCAACGGGCTGCCCTTAAAGATACTTAAGATTTCTTGTAATGTTTACCTGTAAATCTAGAGATAGAGGAACATCAGTCTCCTCCATTTTAGCAGCAAGAGACAAACAAGCTACACCAAGTAACTGCATCATCCAAGCTTTACCCTTCTATAAAAACAAGAACAGATACTATCAGCAATTTGATTAAATGAAACTAAGCGTAATACCAAATTCAGTAATCAAA is a genomic window of Nicotiana tabacum cultivar K326 chromosome 16, ASM71507v2, whole genome shotgun sequence containing:
- the LOC107779576 gene encoding cyclin-D2-1 — translated: MAPSMDCAVSSLLCAEDNNSIFYNEDDDDFGFVEEDRWYSRNHRNGQENNKRLFYGEESLTGIPLQSEECLALMIEKESEHMPAVDYFDRLRNGDLDIGARDEILDWIAKVHSHFSFGPMCAYLAVNYLDRFLSAYDLPKGKAWMMQLLGVACLSLAAKMEETDVPLSLDLQVEDAKFVFEARTIQRMELLVLSTLKWRMQAITPLSFTDYFLKKITDDQIASRSLINKSVQLILSTLKGIHFLEYKPSEIAAAVAISVAVKTETIDSEKAISALVQHVQKDKVMKCVELIQELSLPSDFIKGPSAPIPSVPQSPIGVLDAACLSYRSDESGVGSCANSSHSSPIAKRRKLNDTKMDEC